Proteins encoded in a region of the Benincasa hispida cultivar B227 chromosome 2, ASM972705v1, whole genome shotgun sequence genome:
- the LOC120071149 gene encoding uncharacterized protein LOC120071149 has product MVFSTPETPHTADSDTAAKTPSTGLRRSVTALAVFCAKKAALVTKKLKLKPSHHHPSHPSPKSPLACPKKMLKTISQSAMSLVQKKKTGRREEEEDEEEEEWGQGGVWQRGILMGDKCQPLEFSGAIYYDSNGNKMNEPPLRSPRASPLPGYLLRKP; this is encoded by the coding sequence ATGGTCTTCTCCACTCCCGAAACTCCTCATACCGCCGATTCCGACACGGCGGCGAAGACCCCGTCCACCGGCCTCCGCCGCTCCGTTACAGCTCTGGCCGTTTTCTGCGCCAAAAAAGCCGCCCTAGTCACCAAGAAGCTTAAATTGAAGCCGAGTCACCACCACCCGAGTCACCCGAGTCCGAAGTCGCCGTTGGCTTGCCCGAAGAAGATGCTGAAGACAATCAGCCAATCGGCGATGAGTTTGGTTCAGAAGAAAAAGACCGGCCGACGGGAAGAGGAGgaagacgaagaagaagaagagtgggGCCAGGGTGGGGTATGGCAAAGGGGGATCTTGATGGGCGACAAATGTCAACCGTTGGAATTTTCGGGTGCAATTTATTACGATAGTAACGGCAACAAGATGAACGAGCCCCCTCTCCGTTCGCCACGTGCCAGTCCTTTACCCGGTTACCTCCTCAGAAAACCCTGA